One genomic window of Caballeronia sp. SBC1 includes the following:
- a CDS encoding amino acid ABC transporter ATP-binding protein — MIQFSMVNKWYGEYQALTDVTAEVKKGEVVVICGPSGSGKSTLIRTVNRLEEIKSGVIHVNGQDIHAPGLRINDFRSGIGFVFQSFNLFPHLSVTENVCLAPVRVSGRSKREARERAVALLDRVGLAHKADAYPQQLSGGQQQRVAIARALAMNPPVMLFDEPTSALDPEMVGEVLSVMKSLARDGMTMVCVTHEMGFAREVSDRVWFMDRGVILEENSPEEFFTAPQHARSKAFLSDLRAH, encoded by the coding sequence ATGATTCAGTTCTCGATGGTCAATAAGTGGTACGGGGAGTATCAGGCGCTCACGGACGTAACGGCGGAGGTAAAGAAAGGCGAGGTCGTTGTCATTTGCGGCCCATCTGGCTCGGGGAAATCCACGCTGATCCGGACCGTGAATCGCCTCGAGGAGATCAAGTCCGGTGTTATCCATGTGAATGGTCAGGATATCCACGCACCCGGTCTGCGTATCAATGACTTTCGCAGCGGGATCGGTTTCGTCTTTCAGTCGTTCAATCTCTTTCCTCACCTGTCAGTGACCGAGAACGTCTGCCTGGCGCCAGTCCGCGTATCAGGGCGAAGCAAACGTGAAGCTCGGGAGCGCGCCGTGGCTTTGCTCGACCGCGTTGGACTTGCTCACAAGGCTGACGCATATCCGCAGCAGTTGTCGGGCGGACAGCAGCAACGGGTCGCCATTGCACGAGCGCTCGCCATGAACCCGCCAGTCATGCTATTTGACGAGCCGACGAGCGCGTTGGACCCTGAGATGGTGGGCGAAGTCTTAAGCGTCATGAAGTCGCTTGCCCGTGATGGCATGACCATGGTCTGCGTGACGCATGAAATGGGATTCGCACGCGAAGTAAGCGACCGGGTCTGGTTCATGGACAGGGGCGTTATTCTCGAAGAAAACTCTCCGGAAGAATTCTTTACAGCGCCGCAGCACGCGCGGTCCAAGGCGTTCTTATCCGATTTGAGAGCGCATTAG
- a CDS encoding LysR family transcriptional regulator — MLTFKQMEALYWIVQLGSFEAAAGKLNTSQSAISKRIHELESTFDFLVFDRTSRAARLTEKGSELFEYAKELLERRDEIVERVSAKEVLVRRVRIGVTELTALTWLPRLISVIKETYPKVIVEAEVELSATLRDRLATDTVDLIVVPQAAASERFTSIPVGTVENAWMCSPSLHSGKATIPIADIAQLPLLLQGNLSGTGLTYSQFLSENGVSTAKILVANNLVAQIGLTVSGMGVSYLPKTCLNYMVTAGILKIIKTKPALPPVHYVALHRTEHAYSLSNQVAQLAQKCCDFNANLLDPRAFSPANQA; from the coding sequence ATGCTCACTTTCAAACAGATGGAAGCGTTGTACTGGATTGTCCAGTTGGGGTCCTTCGAGGCCGCTGCCGGGAAATTGAACACGAGCCAGTCGGCGATATCGAAACGGATACATGAACTTGAATCCACATTCGACTTTCTTGTATTTGACCGGACGTCGCGTGCTGCCCGGCTTACTGAAAAGGGAAGTGAGCTGTTCGAGTATGCGAAGGAGCTGCTGGAGCGGCGGGACGAAATTGTTGAGCGGGTAAGCGCGAAGGAAGTGCTCGTCCGGCGCGTGCGAATCGGCGTCACCGAGTTGACGGCGCTTACGTGGTTGCCGCGCCTTATATCCGTTATTAAGGAAACCTATCCAAAGGTAATTGTTGAGGCCGAGGTTGAGTTGAGTGCCACGCTGAGGGACCGGCTCGCTACCGATACCGTAGACCTGATCGTTGTCCCGCAGGCTGCAGCAAGCGAGCGCTTTACCAGCATTCCGGTGGGTACCGTTGAAAATGCATGGATGTGTTCCCCCTCGCTTCATTCCGGCAAAGCGACAATACCCATTGCGGACATTGCCCAGCTTCCCTTGCTTCTTCAGGGTAATCTCTCAGGGACCGGCTTGACTTACTCCCAGTTTTTGTCCGAGAACGGAGTGAGCACGGCGAAAATCCTGGTCGCCAACAACCTGGTCGCTCAAATAGGGCTGACGGTCTCAGGAATGGGCGTGAGCTATCTGCCGAAGACATGTCTTAACTACATGGTCACGGCAGGTATCCTGAAGATTATCAAAACGAAACCCGCTCTTCCGCCGGTCCACTATGTGGCGCTCCACAGAACAGAGCACGCCTATTCGCTCAGTAATCAGGTTGCACAACTGGCGCAGAAGTGCTGCGACTTCAATGCAAACCTGCTGGATCCGCGAGCGTTTTCTCCTGCAAACCAAGCCTAG
- a CDS encoding amino acid ABC transporter permease, translating to MFGRLDFSAIFAGPFAHLLVSGAIKTFELTATSWTLAVGLGVVLAVLRASGIPLATKAVAAFVAYHQNVPMLVQILLWYFGVPTLLPDAAQSWVNAHDGELIFASIAVGLCMSAYFSEDLRSGLRSVHHGQQEAARSLGLSFFGTMRYVTLPQAIRNALPTFINHTVLLFKNTSLAMTIGAAEMTYVVREIENETFRTFEAYAVATFFYLAVSLGLMGLGALVEKRIQNQAR from the coding sequence ATGTTTGGACGCCTTGATTTCAGCGCGATCTTTGCCGGCCCCTTTGCGCATCTGCTTGTGTCCGGCGCGATCAAGACCTTTGAGCTGACGGCAACGAGCTGGACTCTGGCGGTAGGACTGGGCGTGGTGCTCGCAGTTCTGCGAGCATCGGGCATTCCCTTGGCGACGAAAGCTGTTGCTGCATTCGTTGCCTACCACCAAAACGTTCCCATGCTCGTGCAGATTCTGCTTTGGTATTTTGGAGTCCCAACACTTCTTCCGGACGCCGCGCAGTCCTGGGTCAATGCACACGACGGCGAGTTGATATTTGCGTCGATTGCAGTTGGCCTGTGCATGTCGGCGTACTTCTCGGAAGATCTCCGCAGCGGTCTGAGGTCGGTGCACCACGGCCAACAGGAAGCGGCGCGGTCCCTGGGCCTTAGCTTTTTCGGCACCATGCGTTATGTGACGCTTCCACAAGCCATTAGAAATGCGCTGCCGACATTTATCAACCACACGGTCCTGCTGTTCAAGAACACGAGCCTTGCGATGACCATTGGTGCCGCGGAAATGACGTACGTCGTTCGGGAGATAGAGAACGAAACGTTCAGGACGTTCGAAGCCTACGCTGTTGCGACATTCTTCTATCTCGCCGTGTCCCTGGGGTTGATGGGACTGGGCGCCCTGGTTGAAAAGCGTATTCAGAACCAGGCGAGGTAA
- a CDS encoding HAD-IA family hydrolase, with protein sequence MLLTQVEFHVSCFLFDMDGTLLNSHAPVIRAYTDWALRRGLDPDMVLRECQGRRVIDTVRALAPPGTDIEADTAALKQVELDDVEGIVEIPGARDLLMSIPDDRWAVVTSAERPLALRRLKAAGLPIPKVLFSSDEITRGKPAPDGFVVAARALGAAPERAVVFEDSAAGIAAGLAARSLVIAITSTLPVAQIDALGPRGYLHDLRGLHVSDDNGEMRLRVA encoded by the coding sequence ATGCTGCTTACTCAAGTCGAATTTCACGTATCGTGTTTTCTGTTCGATATGGACGGAACCTTGCTCAACTCACATGCACCCGTGATCCGGGCGTATACGGACTGGGCGCTTCGACGGGGGCTTGACCCCGATATGGTTCTGCGCGAATGTCAGGGCCGACGTGTGATCGACACGGTTCGCGCGCTGGCGCCGCCCGGAACGGATATTGAAGCGGATACCGCGGCATTAAAGCAGGTCGAGCTTGACGACGTGGAGGGGATTGTGGAAATCCCGGGCGCTCGGGATTTACTGATGTCCATCCCCGACGATCGTTGGGCTGTAGTCACGTCGGCGGAACGGCCTCTTGCGCTAAGGCGGCTTAAGGCAGCCGGACTACCGATCCCCAAGGTCTTGTTCAGCTCTGATGAGATCACCCGCGGAAAACCTGCGCCGGATGGATTCGTTGTGGCTGCGAGAGCATTAGGCGCTGCTCCCGAGCGCGCTGTCGTGTTCGAGGATTCGGCTGCCGGGATTGCAGCGGGACTGGCTGCCCGATCCCTGGTCATCGCCATCACTTCAACGTTACCCGTGGCGCAGATCGACGCCTTGGGTCCACGAGGCTATCTTCACGATCTTCGAGGCCTGCACGTTTCGGATGACAACGGGGAGATGCGTCTTCGGGTCGCCTGA
- a CDS encoding low molecular weight phosphatase family protein codes for MAESLLRQLAPDRFEAFSAGVEPADQVHPLTIAQLSSSIADIDILQPKSWQRFAGGDAPPMDVIVALCDEADEARAPNFPGSPVFCRWTFEDPLAEFASEDLQMQAFERVFRQILRRISVFIALPLQSMNADEQALAVNGHLEAGRGGADSAA; via the coding sequence ATGGCGGAATCCCTGCTTAGGCAGCTTGCACCTGACAGGTTCGAGGCATTCAGCGCCGGGGTCGAGCCCGCGGATCAAGTCCATCCGCTGACTATCGCGCAACTTAGCTCGTCAATCGCTGACATCGATATTCTGCAACCGAAAAGTTGGCAGAGATTCGCCGGTGGCGACGCCCCACCTATGGATGTAATTGTCGCCCTGTGCGACGAGGCCGATGAGGCACGCGCGCCGAACTTCCCAGGCTCGCCTGTATTTTGCCGATGGACATTTGAAGACCCGCTCGCTGAGTTTGCGAGCGAGGACCTGCAAATGCAGGCGTTCGAACGGGTTTTCCGTCAAATCCTAAGGCGCATCAGTGTGTTCATTGCGCTTCCCCTGCAATCGATGAACGCGGATGAACAAGCGCTCGCAGTGAACGGCCATCTGGAAGCGGGTCGCGGCGGAGCTGACTCCGCGGCATAA
- a CDS encoding MipA/OmpV family protein has translation MKNHSIQTCLHVVLLATCCLIAQESRAASFDLPGTLPSMAGGGIGSTTDYAGAKDRFVGAVPGIRYVTDGGRLFELYGPYAQFDLGGLTGLQYGPAVELRLGRSHVDDPVVSQIHDVHTTVEAGGFVGYEYDNQGAFPYRLRGSVTVVTNAGIVYTGARVSVNGSLWVPVQRRIFVGAGVGASWVSQGFNQVYYGVTEEDSTRSGLPAFSPSGGLEQMTGWLAAIYQIDKHWFAGAMIYYQRLSGSAADSPIVTQRGNRNQITYGVGVAYAFK, from the coding sequence ATGAAAAATCACTCGATCCAAACATGCCTGCACGTCGTTTTGCTGGCAACGTGCTGTCTGATCGCTCAGGAAAGCCGGGCAGCGTCCTTCGACCTTCCCGGCACGCTTCCCAGCATGGCCGGCGGTGGCATTGGGTCTACGACGGATTATGCGGGGGCTAAGGACCGCTTTGTCGGTGCTGTGCCGGGAATACGTTATGTGACTGATGGCGGGCGGCTGTTCGAGCTATACGGGCCTTATGCCCAGTTCGATCTTGGCGGCCTGACAGGGCTGCAATACGGTCCGGCCGTGGAGCTTCGCCTGGGGCGAAGTCATGTTGACGATCCGGTCGTTTCCCAGATCCACGACGTGCACACGACGGTGGAAGCAGGCGGCTTCGTGGGCTACGAGTACGATAACCAGGGCGCTTTTCCGTATCGCCTGCGGGGCTCCGTGACGGTGGTCACCAACGCGGGCATTGTTTATACGGGAGCACGGGTGTCGGTAAACGGCAGCCTCTGGGTGCCCGTGCAGCGGCGCATTTTCGTAGGTGCCGGGGTGGGCGCGAGCTGGGTTAGCCAGGGATTTAACCAGGTGTACTACGGCGTCACGGAGGAGGACTCCACGCGCAGCGGCCTGCCTGCTTTCAGTCCTTCAGGAGGACTTGAACAGATGACCGGGTGGCTTGCCGCCATCTACCAGATCGACAAACACTGGTTCGCTGGCGCAATGATTTACTACCAGCGGCTATCAGGCTCAGCGGCTGACAGTCCGATTGTTACGCAGCGCGGAAACCGGAATCAAATCACGTATGGCGTTGGGGTGGCCTACGCGTTCAAGTGA
- a CDS encoding DUF3562 domain-containing protein has protein sequence MTPTDASEVVQTIATETNTSSEAVSKLYADTWAEFAEDARIHDFVPLFVAKRVRATIKASQKQPH, from the coding sequence ATGACACCGACTGATGCCAGCGAGGTTGTACAGACAATCGCGACCGAGACGAATACTTCTTCTGAAGCGGTTTCCAAGCTCTACGCTGACACGTGGGCCGAGTTCGCGGAGGACGCGAGAATTCATGACTTTGTGCCCCTGTTCGTCGCCAAGCGTGTTCGCGCGACAATCAAGGCTAGTCAGAAACAGCCTCATTAG
- a CDS encoding amino acid ABC transporter permease, protein MLDIIQDNWLLLLVGQYPRGPLGGLALTLILSVMGLVLSFPISIGIALCRTSPIRFLYVGSTVLVYIVRGVPLVMFVFWGYFLVPILVGHSVTAFTTLICTLIVYESAYLSEVVRAGIQALPKGQVEASRALGLGYWKTMLWVIMPQALYNMVPSIISQFVSIIKETSIGYVISVQELTFSANQINNNLLTRPFPVFLILAITYFVVCFVLTQCAQHLERTVTRKRTPRITQLRSIANDSVLDGQ, encoded by the coding sequence ATGCTCGATATCATTCAAGACAACTGGTTGCTTTTGCTGGTCGGACAATATCCCAGGGGGCCGCTTGGGGGCCTTGCGCTGACACTTATCCTTTCCGTGATGGGTCTGGTTCTATCGTTCCCCATCAGCATTGGAATCGCGCTATGCAGGACCTCGCCCATCAGATTCCTCTACGTAGGTTCGACCGTACTGGTCTACATCGTGCGCGGCGTGCCCCTGGTGATGTTCGTTTTCTGGGGATACTTCCTTGTACCCATCCTGGTGGGTCATAGCGTGACCGCATTCACAACGCTGATCTGTACTCTCATTGTCTATGAGTCGGCTTATCTCTCGGAAGTGGTGCGCGCAGGAATCCAGGCCCTCCCGAAGGGACAGGTCGAGGCCTCGCGCGCGTTGGGGCTGGGATATTGGAAGACAATGCTGTGGGTGATCATGCCGCAAGCGCTCTACAACATGGTGCCCAGCATCATCAGCCAGTTTGTCTCAATCATCAAAGAGACATCTATTGGGTATGTTATCAGCGTGCAGGAACTGACGTTTTCGGCAAACCAGATCAACAACAATTTGCTGACGCGCCCCTTCCCCGTTTTTCTCATTTTGGCAATCACTTACTTTGTCGTGTGCTTCGTGCTCACACAATGCGCTCAACATCTGGAGCGCACCGTCACGCGTAAGCGAACCCCCAGGATCACGCAGCTAAGGAGCATTGCAAATGATTCAGTTCTCGATGGTCAATAA
- a CDS encoding Gfo/Idh/MocA family protein, which yields MAQTLGVAIVGAGMMGAVHSRASRLAGATLRGIAASSPQSAKEAAAHLGIERAYSNAEEAVADPAVDVIHICTPNSTHYPIAMSALAAGKHVVCEKPLATRLADAKALAAAAQSAGRIAAVPFVYRYHPMVREARSLVQDGTVGALQLIHGSYLQDWLLGRDDTNWRVDAALGGPSRAFADIGSHWCDLIEWITGERFESVVATLQTTMPDRPTGTVGTFSAPAPGASLERQVVTTEDVAGALLRTTNGVLTTLTVSQVSAGRKNRLWFELDGARASLVFDQEEPERLWLGERDSTRLLVRDPSRGSAEQRRLATLPAGHAQGYAQCFEAFVADTYAVIRGAAREGLPTFEDGYRSAQIIDAVLRSSKARAWEQI from the coding sequence ATGGCTCAGACACTTGGTGTGGCAATCGTCGGCGCGGGCATGATGGGCGCGGTTCATTCCAGGGCAAGCCGGCTTGCCGGCGCAACGTTGAGAGGCATAGCGGCATCGAGTCCGCAGAGCGCTAAAGAGGCGGCTGCTCATCTGGGTATCGAACGTGCTTACTCGAACGCCGAGGAGGCGGTCGCTGACCCCGCCGTCGACGTCATTCATATCTGCACGCCGAATTCCACGCATTACCCGATTGCCATGTCGGCGCTGGCCGCAGGCAAGCATGTGGTGTGCGAAAAGCCCCTTGCAACCCGTCTCGCCGATGCGAAAGCGCTCGCGGCTGCAGCTCAATCAGCGGGACGAATCGCGGCGGTTCCGTTTGTTTACCGCTATCACCCAATGGTGAGGGAGGCGCGCTCGCTTGTGCAGGACGGCACCGTAGGGGCGCTTCAACTCATCCACGGAAGTTATTTACAGGACTGGCTGCTCGGGCGCGACGACACGAACTGGCGCGTGGACGCCGCACTGGGCGGCCCGTCGCGGGCGTTCGCGGACATCGGGTCGCACTGGTGCGATCTGATCGAGTGGATCACCGGTGAACGATTCGAGTCCGTAGTCGCGACACTGCAGACAACCATGCCCGACCGTCCAACCGGCACGGTCGGGACGTTTTCGGCTCCTGCTCCAGGCGCGTCTTTAGAAAGGCAGGTGGTGACCACCGAGGACGTAGCTGGCGCATTGCTTCGGACCACGAATGGTGTACTGACAACCCTTACCGTAAGCCAGGTATCGGCAGGCCGCAAGAACCGCTTGTGGTTCGAACTCGATGGTGCCCGAGCCAGCCTTGTATTCGATCAAGAGGAGCCGGAACGACTGTGGTTGGGAGAACGGGATTCCACCCGGCTGCTGGTGCGTGACCCGTCACGCGGCAGTGCCGAGCAACGGCGTCTCGCGACGCTGCCGGCGGGCCACGCACAAGGCTACGCGCAGTGCTTCGAAGCATTTGTCGCCGACACCTACGCGGTGATTCGCGGTGCAGCGCGCGAAGGCTTGCCGACGTTCGAAGATGGGTATCGCTCGGCTCAGATCATCGACGCGGTGCTTCGATCATCGAAAGCGCGTGCATGGGAGCAAATCTAG
- a CDS encoding CHAD domain-containing protein, whose protein sequence is MLALIPDELNPWKDNTLPKSISTDTSTAAAFVLLATQTSTEAIRRAHALHDRSEPEALHKLRVALRRLRSLWWAYEPLLDKKDAKRKRSEFKYLADAAGRTRDWDVLRDILIVNQPKQLSQRRLLVAVEEHRTNALSFSLRTIRSAGVEEILQGALTSAAHQLDSRSVVPALSEFAEERVVVAEKALKRRVSQATEPEHLGYAALHEVRIAGKKLRYLLEFFSPVLARSHQSTIERLTSVQNELGKLNDLVTSETLLREYSFQLGERDEVKEAVRYLEDQKRLHMCAAHEILRASS, encoded by the coding sequence ATGCTCGCCTTGATACCGGATGAGTTGAACCCCTGGAAGGACAACACGCTTCCGAAGTCAATAAGTACCGACACATCCACGGCCGCTGCGTTTGTGCTTCTCGCCACCCAGACGTCTACCGAGGCCATACGCCGCGCCCACGCGCTGCATGACAGATCGGAGCCCGAAGCTCTGCATAAACTTCGGGTCGCTCTGCGTCGGTTACGTTCACTTTGGTGGGCTTATGAACCACTACTCGATAAGAAAGATGCCAAACGCAAGCGGAGCGAGTTCAAATACCTTGCTGATGCTGCGGGTAGAACCCGTGACTGGGACGTGCTCCGCGACATTCTCATCGTAAACCAACCGAAGCAGCTATCGCAGCGGCGGCTACTCGTTGCGGTTGAAGAGCATCGGACCAACGCCCTTTCATTTAGCCTCAGAACAATTCGTAGTGCGGGCGTTGAGGAAATACTTCAAGGCGCGCTGACAAGCGCCGCGCACCAGTTAGATTCACGATCCGTGGTCCCAGCTCTCTCCGAGTTTGCTGAAGAGCGGGTTGTGGTGGCTGAGAAGGCCCTGAAGAGGCGAGTCAGTCAAGCAACAGAACCGGAACACCTCGGGTATGCCGCGCTGCACGAAGTGCGAATCGCGGGAAAAAAACTTCGGTATTTGCTGGAGTTCTTTTCGCCGGTCCTCGCCCGCAGCCACCAGTCCACAATAGAGCGCTTGACCTCCGTGCAGAACGAACTCGGCAAGCTTAACGACCTCGTCACGAGCGAGACGTTACTTCGGGAGTATTCGTTCCAGCTAGGTGAGCGTGACGAGGTGAAAGAAGCTGTCAGATACCTCGAAGACCAGAAAAGACTTCACATGTGCGCCGCGCATGAGATATTGCGGGCTTCGTCGTAG
- a CDS encoding ABC transporter substrate-binding protein: MNQYKTCIAVAAVVALVTGASVANADQLADIKAHGTLVCGVLSNGAPFGFQDPDTREIVGYDVDFCKGVAKELGVKPELKVLSLDARIPELTQGRVDILAAVLGYNAQRAQQITFSDTYFVSNQVIAASTGSANKTLNDLAGKRISTIKGSSNIPMVQHALPTAQIVSYDDAPSAFMALAQKKVDGYVLSESLMHRFIDKLGANANTITILNPPVGREYWGLGMRKDEPKLAEAVNSALVKMQASGESQQIFDKWLGTGSPFKMKRDFTTAPIPG, encoded by the coding sequence GTGAACCAATACAAAACCTGCATCGCGGTAGCCGCGGTCGTCGCCCTGGTGACCGGTGCGAGTGTTGCGAACGCCGACCAGCTTGCCGACATCAAGGCACATGGCACGCTTGTATGCGGGGTTCTCAGCAACGGCGCACCCTTTGGCTTCCAAGACCCTGATACCCGCGAAATAGTCGGCTATGACGTCGACTTCTGCAAGGGAGTGGCGAAGGAGTTAGGCGTTAAACCCGAACTGAAAGTACTGTCACTGGACGCACGCATTCCCGAGCTGACGCAAGGACGCGTCGATATTCTTGCTGCGGTTCTGGGATACAACGCGCAGCGGGCGCAACAAATTACCTTCTCTGACACGTACTTCGTCAGCAACCAGGTGATCGCTGCGTCCACAGGAAGCGCGAACAAAACGCTCAACGACCTGGCAGGCAAACGCATCAGCACGATCAAGGGCTCGAGCAACATACCGATGGTGCAACACGCATTGCCTACCGCACAAATTGTCAGCTATGACGACGCGCCATCCGCATTCATGGCCCTGGCCCAAAAGAAGGTCGATGGATACGTGTTGTCAGAGAGCCTCATGCACCGGTTCATCGACAAGCTTGGCGCCAACGCCAACACGATCACTATCTTGAACCCGCCGGTTGGTCGCGAATACTGGGGGCTCGGAATGCGGAAGGACGAACCCAAGTTAGCCGAGGCAGTCAACAGCGCATTGGTAAAGATGCAGGCGTCTGGCGAGTCGCAGCAAATTTTCGATAAATGGCTCGGCACTGGTTCGCCTTTCAAGATGAAGCGCGATTTCACCACTGCACCCATTCCCGGCTAA
- a CDS encoding hydroxyacid dehydrogenase → MTQAVDKIRLFIAPAPRTVADIFSPADLERLRALGEVFIHEDGPVTDEIFEQHAVDAHIMVGQFDMPAERLTRAVNLRAVVNVEGNFLPNVDYAQCFRQGVRVLNVSPVFAEPVAEAALGMAINLARGISHADRRFRNGTEQYGLDANKDAFSLYDAPVGFIGMGDLGRAILPLLAPFRGVVRAFDPWLPPTYIESLGCEPASLDTVLRESRIVFVVAGATSENQGFLTRERFALMRKGAAFILVSRAGVVDFDAMLDAAAAGHIRVATDVFPEEPLAPEHRARSVDNMLLSPHQAGALGTVLRDIGRRALADIELIARGLPPVMCKIAQPETVGLMRSKPVAKS, encoded by the coding sequence ATGACTCAAGCCGTAGACAAAATCCGCCTGTTCATTGCACCTGCCCCACGTACGGTTGCGGACATTTTCAGTCCCGCCGATCTCGAGCGGCTCCGCGCGCTTGGCGAGGTGTTCATCCACGAAGATGGTCCCGTGACCGATGAGATATTCGAGCAACACGCTGTCGATGCCCACATCATGGTTGGTCAGTTCGACATGCCGGCCGAGCGGTTGACGCGTGCAGTCAACCTGCGAGCGGTCGTCAATGTGGAAGGGAATTTTCTTCCGAACGTGGATTACGCCCAGTGCTTCAGACAGGGTGTTCGCGTTCTGAACGTGAGTCCGGTATTTGCTGAACCCGTGGCCGAGGCGGCGCTCGGCATGGCGATCAATCTTGCTCGCGGGATCAGCCATGCGGACAGGCGTTTTCGCAACGGCACGGAGCAATATGGGCTCGATGCGAACAAGGATGCGTTCTCGCTCTATGACGCGCCCGTGGGGTTCATCGGGATGGGTGACCTCGGGCGCGCGATCTTGCCGCTCTTGGCGCCGTTTCGCGGCGTAGTGAGGGCGTTCGATCCCTGGCTGCCTCCGACCTATATTGAATCGCTCGGATGTGAGCCTGCGTCGCTCGATACGGTACTGCGCGAGTCGCGGATCGTATTCGTGGTGGCAGGTGCCACGTCGGAAAATCAAGGTTTTCTCACGCGCGAGCGCTTTGCATTGATGCGCAAGGGCGCCGCTTTCATCCTGGTGAGCCGCGCCGGCGTTGTGGATTTCGATGCAATGCTCGACGCGGCAGCGGCAGGTCACATCCGCGTTGCAACTGACGTCTTCCCTGAAGAGCCACTCGCGCCTGAGCATAGGGCGCGCTCGGTCGACAACATGCTGCTCTCGCCGCACCAGGCCGGCGCGCTTGGCACGGTATTGAGGGACATCGGCCGCCGTGCGTTGGCTGATATCGAATTGATCGCGCGTGGTTTACCGCCAGTGATGTGCAAGATCGCGCAACCGGAAACGGTTGGCCTGATGCGCAGCAAACCGGTGGCCAAGAGTTGA
- a CDS encoding aminotransferase class V-fold PLP-dependent enzyme yields the protein MESADGQLFSDALMRAVRERFHYVDSDFTGRKRLYFDNAGGSYRLKRAVERYSEVDLIPDNPERIHEVARALQAIQRKGAEDARLILNATDGTIYASLTASGAMFQMVQAIAGAVPGTNMVTTVLEHPSSYDAMALYARGLGKELRVAKSNRVTGGIDVEEVLSLIDAETCLLSLIYASNITGAKIDLERVVREARAIKPDLYIVVDAVQHAPHGLIDLEKTPVDGINFAPYKFFGCRGSGISWLSARAARLPHQKLAAKPEDYWDLGSSAPAQFAVVTEIVDYVCWLGGQCVDSTDRRTHYAAGMKAIGLHERALLSRMLNGAGEVRGLRGLPGVQVLLDHSDLTRRDLILAIAFEDLSEIEAVREYERRGVIVYERVSTSLYSKRMLESFGLTGAVRISPLHCNSPEDIDEFLQVTADIAEKAAVNRVSV from the coding sequence ATGGAAAGCGCCGACGGGCAACTTTTCAGCGACGCGCTGATGCGCGCTGTCAGGGAGAGGTTTCACTATGTTGATTCGGATTTCACGGGACGCAAACGACTCTACTTTGACAACGCGGGGGGCTCCTACCGACTGAAGAGGGCAGTCGAACGATACTCTGAAGTCGACTTGATTCCAGATAACCCGGAGCGCATACATGAAGTTGCCCGCGCGTTGCAGGCCATACAAAGGAAGGGGGCGGAAGATGCCCGCCTGATCCTGAACGCGACGGATGGAACTATCTATGCATCCTTGACCGCTTCGGGAGCCATGTTCCAGATGGTCCAGGCCATTGCGGGAGCCGTGCCCGGGACCAACATGGTGACTACCGTGTTGGAGCATCCATCCTCGTACGACGCCATGGCTTTATACGCGCGAGGACTGGGAAAGGAGCTTCGTGTCGCGAAGAGCAATCGGGTCACAGGGGGCATTGACGTTGAGGAGGTGCTTAGTCTGATTGATGCCGAGACTTGCCTGCTTAGCCTGATTTATGCCTCGAACATCACGGGCGCAAAGATCGACCTTGAGCGGGTTGTGCGGGAAGCAAGAGCGATCAAACCGGATTTGTACATTGTTGTTGATGCCGTGCAGCACGCTCCGCACGGCTTGATCGATTTGGAAAAAACGCCCGTTGACGGTATCAATTTCGCCCCCTATAAATTTTTTGGATGCAGAGGGTCCGGCATTTCTTGGCTCTCTGCGCGCGCGGCGAGGTTGCCCCATCAGAAGCTTGCCGCAAAACCAGAAGATTACTGGGACCTGGGCAGTTCGGCGCCGGCGCAGTTCGCTGTCGTAACCGAGATTGTTGACTACGTGTGTTGGCTCGGCGGTCAGTGCGTGGATTCGACTGATCGCAGGACCCACTATGCGGCGGGCATGAAGGCTATCGGCTTACACGAGCGGGCCCTGCTTTCAAGAATGCTCAATGGAGCCGGAGAAGTGCGAGGGCTTCGCGGCCTGCCGGGCGTCCAGGTATTGCTGGACCACAGTGACCTGACTCGCCGGGACCTGATTCTCGCTATTGCATTCGAAGATCTTTCCGAGATCGAGGCCGTCAGGGAATACGAGCGCCGGGGCGTCATTGTCTACGAGCGGGTTTCAACAAGCCTTTATTCGAAGCGAATGCTCGAATCGTTTGGATTGACCGGGGCGGTCCGCATTTCGCCCTTGCACTGCAATTCGCCCGAAGACATTGATGAATTTCTTCAGGTGACCGCTGATATTGCTGAAAAAGCGGCTGTCAATCGCGTCAGCGTGTAA